The following are from one region of the Hyla sarda isolate aHylSar1 chromosome 6, aHylSar1.hap1, whole genome shotgun sequence genome:
- the FAU gene encoding FAU ubiquitin-like and ribosomal protein S30, with protein MQLFVRAQNLHTLEVSGQETVSQIKAHISSLEGIASEDQVLLLAGTPLSDEATLVQSGVCELGTLEVAARLLGGKVHGSLARAGKVRGQTPKVAKQEKKKKKTGRAKRRMQYNRRFVNVVPTFGKKKGPNANS; from the exons ATGCAGCTTTTTGTGAGAGCTCAAAATCTACACACCCTTGAGGTGTCTGGACAGGAGACTGTGTCCCAGATCAAG GCTCACATCTCCTCTCTTGAGGGAATCGCCTCTGAAGACCAAGTTCTTCTTCTTGCTGGCACACCTCTCTCTGATGAAGCCACCCTAGTCCAAAGCGGAGTATGTGAACTCGGCACCTTGGAGGTAGCTGCCCGTCTTCTGGGAG GTAAAGTCCATGGTTCTCTAGCTCGTGCCGGAAAAGTACGAGGTCAGACTCCAAAG GTGGCCAagcaggagaagaagaaaaagaagactggCAGGGCAAAAAGACGCATGCAGTACAACAGGCGTTTTGTCAATGTTGTCCCCACCTTTGGCAAGAAGAAGGGACCCAATGCCAATTCTTAA
- the ZNHIT2 gene encoding zinc finger HIT domain-containing protein 2 — MAAPEGEIVCPGRTSSPTPAVTTPKENGGPVVCALCLSAPGKYTCPRCNAPYCSLACYRGARHTACSELFYKEAVLRCLREEDTGGWGRKQMEETLLKLRKKEEDPLCGTDAVFDEEEEENPLCGTNAVFDEESGLWGSLSSQEKQHFSLLLQSGHIGSLIPVWTPWWETHQQGHKIMELPEAVPTCGHHETPSERGENDLQLVTSPEKTGRKEEETLGGERSLHDKSPVSAPPPLLGSIPPLSSLTRCPSPLVRFTLVNVIYGYAFSLLRHNGDLSDPDIMADFIGTLLSVSGALSTTAVYNSTAHALKSAVRAASDPLLGGDEGGAILAMEATAKILLGDGGNKYSLAAISHLYHLLGKIRKLVKAEKDTRKGAFTARKKCLFLASWVNEHEEGLAVLSAEVMVEYTEYLKDLNEVAEISKGLQRVWAGKRPPAKKKLIQEVE, encoded by the coding sequence ATGGCGGCTCCGGAAGGAGAGATCGTGTGTCCGGGCCGCACGTCTTCTCCCACCCCGGCCGTTACAACGCCAAAAGAAAATGGCGGCCCCGTGGTGTGCGCCCTGTGCCTGTCCGCTCCCGGGAAGTACACGTGTCCGCGGTGTAACGCTCCGTACTGCAGCCTGGCCTGTTACCGGGGAGCCCGGCACACCGCCTGCTCCGAGCTCTTCTACAAGGAGGCCGTGCTGCGGTGTCTACGGGAGGAAGACACCGGGGGCTGGGGGAGGAAGCAGATGGAGGAGACGCTGCTGAAGCtgaggaagaaggaggaggatCCGCTGTGCGGCACCGATGCGGTttttgatgaggaggaggaggagaatccGCTGTGTGGCACCAATGCGGTTTTTGATGAGGAGAGCGGCTTGTGGGGCAGTCTGTCCAGCCAGGAGAAGCAGCACTTCAGCCTCTTGTTACAAAGTGGCCACATTGGATCCCTCATCCCAGTTTGGACGCCATGGTGGGAAACACATCAGCAGGGACACAAGATTATGGAGCTGCCTGAGGCTGTGCCAACCTGTGGGCACCATGAGACCCCAAGTGAGAGAGGAGAAAACGACCTTCAGCTAGTCACAAGTCCTGAAAAGACTGGAAGGAAAGAGGAGGAAACCCTGGGAGGAGAGCGGAGTCTCCATGACAAGTCTCCAGTATCTGCACCGCCACCACTTCTAGGGTCTATCCCACCCCTGTCCTCCCTTACCCGTTGTCCTTCCCCATTGGTCCGCTTCACCTTGGTCAATGTCATCTACGGCTATGCCTTCTCTCTCCTACGACACAATGGTGACCTGAGTGATCCGGACATCATGGCGGATTTTATAGGGACCTTGCTGTCCGTGTCTGGTGCGCTCAGCACGACTGCTGTGTACAACTCCACTGCCCACGCTTTGAAGAGCGCTGTACGAGCCGCCTCAGACCCCTTATTGGGTGGAGATGAAGGTGGAGCCATTTTGGCAATGGAGGCTACAGCTAAAATCCTTCTGGGTGATGGTGGTAACAAGTATTCCCTGGCTGCAATCTCCCACTTGTACCATCTGCTGGGAAAGATCCGTAAACTTGTAAAAGCAGAAAAGGACACGAGGAAAGGAGCATTTACTGCCAGGAAAAAATGCCTGTTCCTTGCATCGTGGGTGAATGAGCATGAGGAAGGTTTAGCTGTTCTATCCGCAGAGGTCATGGTGGAGTATACAGAGTATCTTAAAGATCTCAATGAAGTGGCAGAGATATCAAAAGGACTTCAGCGGGTCTGGGCTGGAAAAAGGCCGCCGGCCAAGAAAAAACTCATACAAGAGGTTGAGTAA